From the genome of Hydrogenothermus marinus:
GCAGTAGGACATATGCCTGTTAACGTTGAAGAATGGGGACTTGATATGGCTTCATTTACAGGTCATTACTTTTATGCACCAAAAGGTGTAGGTGGCCTTTATATAAGAAAAGGAGTAAGAGTAAAACCTTTAATTGAAGGTGGAATTCAAGAAGGTGGGAAAAGAGCAGGTACAGAGCCAGTACCATTAATTGTAGGCATGGGAGCTGCAGCTGAACTTGCCATAAAAGAAATGGATGATAGAGTAAACAGACTTAAAAAATTAAGAGATAAACTTAAAAAAGGAATTGAAGAAAAAATACCTTATATCAAATTTACAGGCCATCCAGAAAAAAGACTTCCAAATCATCTTTCATTAATTGTAATGTATATAGAAGGTGAAGCAATGCTTTTAATGCTGGATATAAATAAAACTTATACTGCTTCCGGTTCTGCTTGTGTATCATATGCATTAAAACAATCTCATGTTCTTGCAGCAGTTGGTGTTGGTGCAGAAGAGTCTAATGGTTCTATAGTGTTTTCACTTGGTAGAGAAAATACAGAAAAAGATATTGACTATATACTTGAAACTTATCCTAAAGTAATACAAAGACTAAGAGAAATATCTCCATTTGGACCTGAAAACTGGGATCAATTCGTTAAAAAAGCAGACAAGTTTAAGAAAGTAAGTAATAAGTAATTGTGATAAAACTCATGGATAAAAGGGCTTAAAAAGCCTACATTTAGAGTAAACTATAATAAACCTTAGGAGGTTAAAAACAATGTTTGAATATAATGAAAAAGTTTTAGATCATTTTACAAATCCAAGAAATTTGGGAGAAATACCAAATCCTGATGGATATGGACAATGTGGTAATCCATCTTGTGGAGATGCAATGTTATTTACTATAAAAGTAAATCCTGAAAATGATGTAATAGAAGATGTGAAATTTAAAACTTTTGGATGTGGTTCTGCTATAGCAGTATCTTCTATGCTTACAGAAATGGTAAAAGGAAAACCTATAGATTATGCTTTAAACTTAACATATAAAGAAATATTTGAAGAACTTGGAGGATTACCTCCTCAAAAAATACACTGTACAAACCTTGGCCTTGAAACATTACATGTAGCTATAAAAGATTATCTTTTAAAACAAGGAAGAGTTGAAGAAGCAGCAAAAATACCTGATTGCATAGAAGAAGAACATGAAGAAGAAGCAGTAGATTTAGAACATATAGGATAATATGAAAAGAAAAGCAGTAGCACTTTATTCAGGTGGGCTTGATAGCACATTAGCAATAAAATTAATACAACAGCAGGGCATAGAGGTTATTGCCCTGCATTTTTATACAGGTTTTTGTATTACTGAAACAAAAAGAAGAAGAGGCGAAAAGAAAGAAGATGGATCTCATTATATGAATCCTGCGCTAAAGTATGCGGCAAAGTATGGATTTCCTCTTGAAATTATAGATATATCAGAAGGTTATTTTGATGTAATACAAAATCCAAAATATGGATATGGTAGCAATATAAATCCTTGTATAGATTGTAGGGCTTATATGTATAAACATGCAAAAAAATATATGGAAGAAATTGGAGCAGATTTCATAATATCTGGAGAAGTTTTAAATCAAAGACCTATGAGTCAACATTTAAAAGCTATGAAAATTATTGAAAAAGAATCGGGAGTTGAAGGAATAGTATTAAAGCCACTTTCAGCAAAGCTACTTCCACCAACTATTCCTGAGATTAAAGGTTGGGTAGATAGAGAAAAATTAGAAGGAATTGTTGGTAGAAGTAGAAAAAGACAGTTAGAACTTGCTAAAAAATTTGGAATAGATGAGTATGAACAGCCAGCAGGTGGTTGTTGTTATCTTACAGATGAAAATTTTGCAAGAAAGTATAAAGAAGTAATCTTTGTAGAAAATACAATCTCACGAGAAGAGCTGTACTTACTTACAATAGGAAGACATTTTAGACTTCCAACAAAGACAAAAGTTATAGTAACCAGGAATGAAGGAGAAGGTAATTTTGTAAAAGGTATAAGTAAAAATTATTGGTTTGCAGAACCTGTTGGGAAAGGAGCAGTTGCAATAGCAAGACCAATAAATGGAGAAGTAATATCTGAAGAAGATAAAAAATATATTGCAAACCTTATTGCTAGATATAGTAAAACAGATGAAGAAGGAAAAATAAAGGTAAAAATATCTCCTCCTAAAAAACTTGAAAATCAGTTTAAACAAGATATAATTTTAGGTCAAAGACTTGAAGAAGCTATATTAGAAAGCTGGAGGATATAACTATG
Proteins encoded in this window:
- a CDS encoding cysteine desulfurase family protein; its protein translation is MIETRGIAYVDHLATTPVPEEIVEVMKPYFTEKFGNPTSLHKLGVEAKKAINKAREQVAELLNVANPEEIVYTSGAIEANNLAIKGFAKAPGVTRRGKHIVVSAIEHHSVLHSCKTLEKEGFEVTYVEPDEYGIISPEKLAEAIREDTILVSVGFANREIGTVQDMPALVAAAKEKNPRVVFHSDIAPAVGHMPVNVEEWGLDMASFTGHYFYAPKGVGGLYIRKGVRVKPLIEGGIQEGGKRAGTEPVPLIVGMGAAAELAIKEMDDRVNRLKKLRDKLKKGIEEKIPYIKFTGHPEKRLPNHLSLIVMYIEGEAMLLMLDINKTYTASGSACVSYALKQSHVLAAVGVGAEESNGSIVFSLGRENTEKDIDYILETYPKVIQRLREISPFGPENWDQFVKKADKFKKVSNK
- a CDS encoding iron-sulfur cluster assembly scaffold protein produces the protein MFEYNEKVLDHFTNPRNLGEIPNPDGYGQCGNPSCGDAMLFTIKVNPENDVIEDVKFKTFGCGSAIAVSSMLTEMVKGKPIDYALNLTYKEIFEELGGLPPQKIHCTNLGLETLHVAIKDYLLKQGRVEEAAKIPDCIEEEHEEEAVDLEHIG